One genomic window of Ruminococcus gauvreauii includes the following:
- a CDS encoding glucose-6-phosphate isomerase has translation MGKKVTVDYRKAVDFIGDHELQSMKGIAQAAGKVLVDKSGQGNDFLGWIDLPVAYDKVEFARIKESAAKIQSDSDVLLVIGIGGSYLGARAAIEFLRHGFYNNLSKEARKTPEIYFVGNNISSNYIQGLIDVVGDRDFSINMISKSGTTTEPAIAFRVFKEILERKYGKEEAAKRIYATTDKARGALKNLATEEGYESFIVPDDVGGRFSVLTAVGLLPIAVSGADIDLLMQGAADQRTLSLEEPFENNDALQYAAIRNILLRKGKTVEVLANYEPSLHYVSEWWKQLYGESEGKDQKGIFPAAVDLTTDLHSMGQFIQDGARIMFETVLDVEESRCEIKMKEEPVDLDGLNYLAGQTVDFINKSAMNGTILAHTDGSVPNLMVHIPKQDEYYLGQLFYFFEFACGVSGYILGVNPFNQPGVESYKKNMFALLGKPGFEKEREELLKRL, from the coding sequence ATGGGAAAAAAAGTTACAGTTGATTATCGAAAAGCAGTGGATTTTATTGGTGACCATGAGTTACAGTCCATGAAGGGAATCGCCCAGGCTGCGGGAAAAGTGTTGGTTGACAAGTCTGGACAGGGCAATGATTTTCTGGGATGGATTGATTTGCCGGTGGCATATGACAAAGTGGAATTTGCCCGCATCAAAGAATCAGCGGCTAAGATTCAAAGTGACTCTGACGTACTTCTTGTTATCGGAATCGGCGGCTCTTATCTGGGGGCGAGAGCGGCGATTGAATTTTTAAGACATGGTTTCTATAATAACCTGTCAAAAGAAGCCCGCAAAACTCCGGAAATTTATTTTGTAGGTAATAATATCAGCAGCAATTATATCCAGGGCCTGATCGATGTGGTCGGGGATCGGGATTTCTCTATTAATATGATTTCCAAGTCGGGGACGACCACGGAACCGGCGATCGCCTTCCGGGTGTTCAAGGAAATTTTGGAACGTAAGTACGGGAAAGAGGAAGCGGCTAAGAGGATTTACGCGACGACTGACAAAGCCAGAGGGGCCCTTAAGAACCTGGCGACGGAAGAAGGCTATGAGAGCTTTATCGTTCCGGATGACGTCGGCGGAAGATTTTCTGTACTGACAGCGGTAGGCCTGCTGCCGATAGCAGTCAGCGGGGCGGATATCGACCTGTTGATGCAGGGCGCGGCGGACCAGAGAACATTATCACTGGAAGAGCCATTTGAAAATAACGATGCACTGCAATATGCAGCCATCCGCAACATTCTCCTTAGAAAAGGAAAAACGGTGGAGGTACTGGCAAATTATGAGCCGAGCCTGCACTATGTGTCTGAGTGGTGGAAGCAGCTGTATGGTGAGAGCGAAGGGAAAGACCAGAAGGGTATTTTCCCGGCGGCAGTGGATCTGACTACGGACTTACATTCAATGGGGCAGTTTATCCAGGACGGTGCGAGAATCATGTTCGAAACTGTTTTGGATGTGGAAGAATCCCGTTGTGAAATTAAGATGAAGGAAGAACCGGTAGACCTGGACGGCCTGAACTACCTGGCTGGACAGACGGTTGATTTTATAAATAAAAGTGCCATGAACGGTACGATTCTGGCACATACCGACGGCAGTGTACCGAACCTGATGGTGCATATCCCGAAACAGGACGAGTATTATCTCGGACAGCTGTTTTATTTCTTCGAATTCGCCTGCGGCGTGAGCGGATATATCCTGGGTGTCAATCCGTTTAATCAGCCTGGCGTGGAGAGCTACAAGAAGAACATGTTCGCGCTTCTTGGCAAGCCCGGATTCGAAAAAGAAAGGGAGGAACTGCTGAAGCGGTTGTAG
- a CDS encoding 5'-methylthioadenosine/adenosylhomocysteine nucleosidase, whose amino-acid sequence MNKIGIIGAMDEEIIKLKELMKDVTVAVKASMEFHAGTLEGKDVVVVRSGIGKVNAAVCTQILADDYHVDAVVNTGIAGSLRQEINIGDIVISTDTLQHDVDARAFGYAVGQIPRMEVLSFPADENLIRQAEASCREVNPDLGVFRGRVVSGDQFIADAGVKDSITTNFGGYCTEMEGAAIGQAAYLNQVPYVVIRSISDKADNSAVMDYPTFERHAIENGVRLVVHMVRNL is encoded by the coding sequence ATGAATAAGATAGGCATTATCGGAGCAATGGACGAAGAAATCATAAAATTAAAAGAACTGATGAAGGATGTAACGGTGGCTGTCAAGGCTTCTATGGAGTTTCATGCAGGAACGCTTGAGGGGAAGGACGTCGTTGTCGTGCGTTCCGGTATCGGCAAGGTCAATGCGGCTGTCTGCACACAGATTCTGGCAGATGACTATCATGTAGATGCCGTAGTCAATACGGGGATCGCAGGGTCCCTGAGACAGGAGATCAATATCGGTGATATTGTGATTTCCACCGATACGCTGCAGCATGACGTGGATGCAAGGGCATTTGGATATGCAGTGGGACAGATTCCTAGAATGGAAGTGCTGTCATTTCCGGCGGATGAGAATCTGATCAGACAGGCGGAGGCATCCTGCCGGGAGGTAAACCCGGATCTCGGTGTCTTCAGAGGCAGAGTGGTGAGCGGTGACCAGTTTATCGCGGATGCCGGAGTCAAAGACAGTATCACTACCAATTTCGGCGGGTACTGCACTGAGATGGAAGGAGCCGCGATCGGACAGGCGGCGTATCTGAACCAGGTGCCGTATGTGGTGATTCGTTCGATATCTGACAAGGCGGATAACAGCGCAGTCATGGATTATCCGACTTTTGAAAGACATGCGATTGAAAATGGAGTGCGTCTTGTCGTGCACATGGTGCGAAATCTGTAG
- a CDS encoding TIGR03905 family TSCPD domain-containing protein: MVYKTKGVCSSSIQFEVENGKVFNVQFQGGCNGNTKGLASLVEGMEVSEVISRLEGIRCGFKQTSCPDQLAKALKATL, encoded by the coding sequence ATGGTATATAAAACAAAAGGTGTCTGTTCTTCATCGATCCAATTCGAGGTTGAAAACGGAAAAGTATTCAATGTACAGTTTCAGGGCGGCTGCAACGGGAACACAAAGGGACTCGCTTCTCTGGTAGAAGGGATGGAAGTATCTGAAGTCATCAGCCGGCTGGAAGGCATCCGGTGCGGCTTCAAGCAGACCTCATGTCCTGACCAGCTCGCAAAAGCGCTGAAGGCTACCCTGTAA